The proteins below are encoded in one region of Sebastes fasciatus isolate fSebFas1 chromosome 16, fSebFas1.pri, whole genome shotgun sequence:
- the tm7sf2 gene encoding delta(14)-sterol reductase TM7SF2, whose protein sequence is MRPNNQALKQRSSLDTEREFGGTLGALCIPILLPLTVLFLSCVSRSPDASVLQWPPPLPSTDQLWDPLALVLLLGWISLHALLYVMPLGKVSEGLVLRDGTRLKYPINGFHGLCISGVLLMLLLGLGAPLGYLFELLLPLAVCAIAVSFLFSVYLYIRSFMVPAHALALGGNTGNPLYDFFIGRELNPRIGNFDLKYFCELRPGLMGWVVINLGMLMKEVELRGSPSLAMILVNSFQLLYVADALWNEEAVLTTMDIVHDGFGFMLVFGDLAWVPFTYGLQAAFLVVHPQALSSLGAAAIIAMNGIGYYVFRKSNSQKNQFRRDPTHPSVARLETIATATGKRLLVSGWWGLVRHPNYLGDLLMALAWSLPCGFSHLLPYFYVIYFTVLLIHREARDERQCRAKYGLAWDTYCRRVPYRIFPYIY, encoded by the exons ATGAGGCCAAACAATCAAGCGCTCAAACAGAGATCCTCACTTGACACAGAGAGGGAATTTGGAGGAACCCTGG GTGCCTTATGCATACCCATCCTCCTCCCGTTGACGGTGCTGTTCCTGAGCTGTGTGAGTCGGTCCCCTGATGCCAGCGTGCTCCAgtggcctcctcctcttccctccactGACCAGCTGTGGGACCCTCTGGCGCTGGTGCTTCTGCTGGGATGGATTTCTCTGCATGCCCTCCTCTATGTGATGCCATTAGGAAAG GTGTCTGAAGGATTAGTGCTGAGGGATGGAACGCGTCTCAAGTATCCCATAAATG GTTTTCACGGCCTGTGCATCAGCGGCGTGTTGCTGATGCTGTTACTGGGGCTCGGGGCTCCTCTGGGGTATCTGTTTGAGCTGCTGTTGCCTCTGGCTGTGTGTGCAATAGCAGTGTCATTCCTGTTCTCCGTCTACCTCTACATCCGCTCCTTTATGGTTCCCGCTCATGCTCTCGCCTTGGGGGGCAACACAG GAAATCCCCTGTATGACTTCTTCATCGGACGGGAGCTAAACCCCCGGATTGGAAACTTTGACCTTAAATATTTCTGTGAGCTCAGACCGGGTCTGATGGGCTGG GTGGTCATAAACCTTGGCATGCTGATGAAGGAGGTGGAGCTCCGCGGTTCCCCCTCACTCGCCATGATACTTGTCAACAGTTTCCAGCTGCTGTATGTGGCGGATGCTCTGTGGAACGAG GAGGCTGTTCTGACAACCATGGACATTGTGCATGACGGTTTTGGCTTTATGTTGGTCTTTGGGGACCTGGCATGGGTTCCCTTCACATACGGCCTGCAGGCTGCCTTCCTGGTTGTGCATCCGCAGGCCCTAAGTTCACTCGGAGCAGCAGCTATAATAGCAATGAATG GTATTGGATATTATGTTTTCAGAAAATCCAACTCCCAGAAGAACCAGTTCAGACGAGACCCTACACATCCAAGTGTTGCAA GACTGGAGACCATCGCCACAGCAACAGGGAAACGGCTGCTGGTGTCTGGCTGGTGGGGTCTCGTTCGTCATCCCAATTACCTCGGTGACCTCCTCATGGCCCTGGCGTGGTCCCTGCCATGCG gattctCACATCTTCTGCCGTACTTCTATGTCATATATTTCACCGTCTTGCTGATTCACCGGGAGGCTCGTGATGAGAGACAGTGTAGGGCCAAATACGGACTGGCGTGGGACACCTACTGTCGACGTGTCCCCTACAGGATCTTCCCCTATATCTACTAA
- the vps51 gene encoding vacuolar protein sorting-associated protein 51 homolog: MDGEADGLVDEAGRKRRVHGMLKLYYGMNEEGKVPELPESLDPCDINGPHFDPEVFLNKLRRECSLAELMDQETCMVKQIRSLDSDMQTLVYENYNKFISATDTIRKMKNDFKKMEDEMDCLSANMAAITEFSARISGTLQDQHAQITKLSGVHTLLRKLQFLFELPARLNKCLELQAYAQAVRSHRRARCVLQQYSHLPSFKGIQDDCHAIMDNLAQELRQKFRDGGSSAKDLSECVELLLQLDEPAEELCDKFLSHARSRLESDLQGLEAEIRPYPSASIVKDAPARKLSSAAAAPGSPTVSSPKTSALPSPTSNTDILEFIDRGCNEFVSSLCLVIASYQELFINHAQTGELASKNIPQMANGKLHAFVDDLAARYFSLVERRIQEEKGVGDNSLLVRALDRFHRRLQAVAKLLPGSAVPNQGTAIVVRAATERVKQYLSALQSFYMDSLTDVRQALATPRLSVASASVAGGGGLLGGLVSGRDPTSLPELLSSLSASILNQIKSVLASVHLFTAKDITFSNKPYFKGEFCSQGVRESLVVSFIKFVCQSSRQFCESAGDKGGSTPPALLLLLSRLCLDYETSTISYILTLTDEQFLVQHHSPVTPVTTLCAEAREAAQKLLNHYVKVQGLIISQMLRKSVETRDWVNTIEPRNVRAVMKRVVEDTTSIDVQVGLLYEEGVRKAHSSDSSKRTFSVYSSSRQQTRYAASYTPSAPMDTNLLSNIHKLFSERIDIFSSVEFNKVSVMTGIIKISLKTFLECVRLRTFGRYGLQQIQVDCHYLQMYLWRFVSDENLVHFLLDEIVGSSAHRCLDPAPMEQSVIEVICERG, translated from the exons ATGGACGGAGAGGCGGACGGCTTGGTGGACGAAGCCGGTAGGAAGCGCAGGGTGCACGGCATGCTGAAGCTCTACTACGGGATGAATGAGGAAGGAAAGGTCCCGGAGCTGCCGGAGTCCCTGGATCCCTGCGACATTAACGGGCCGCATTTTGACCCCGAGGTTTTCCTCAACAAG CTCAGAAGGGAGTGCTCTCTTGCGGAGTTGATGGACCAGGAGACCTGCATGGTCAAGCAGATCCGCTCTTTGGACAGCGACATGCAGACGCTGGTGTATGAAAACTACAACAAGTTCATATCTGCTACAG ACACCATAAGAAAGATGAAGAACGATTTCAAAAAGATGGAGGATGAAATGGATTGCCTGTCTGCCAACATGGCTGCAATCACTGAGTTCAGTGCTCGTATCAGTGGCACTCTTCAAGACCAGCACGCACAGATTACAAAACTCTCAG GGGTTCACACTCTGTTGAGGAAGCTGCAGTTTCTGTTTGAACTGCCTGCCAGATTAAATAAGTGTCTGGAACTGCAGGCCTATGCTCAGGCGGTGAGATCCCACCGCCGCGCCCGCTGTGTGCTACAGCAGTACAGCCACTTGCCCTCCTTCAAGGGGATCCAGGACGACTGTCACGCCATCATGGACAATCTGGCGCAGGAGCTTCGACAGAAGTTCAG GGATGGTGGGTCAAGCGCTAAAGATTTATCAGAGTGTGTGGAGCTGCTGCTACAGCTGGACGAGCCAGCGGAGGAGCTCTGTGATAAATTCCTGAGCCATGCGCGCTCTCGGCTCGAGTCGGACCTCCAGGGTCTGGAAGCAGAGATAAGACCGTACCCGTCTGCCTCAATCGTGAAAGATGCTCCCGCACGCAAGTTGTCGTCTGCTGCTGCGGCCCCTGGATCTCCGACTGTTAGCTCCCCCAAAACGAGCGCTCTCCCTTCTCCCACCTCAAACACTGACATCCTGGAATTCATCGACAGAGGCTGCAACGAATTTGTCAGCAGCTTATGTTTAGTAATAGCATCCTATCAAGAACTATTTATCAACCATGCTCAGACAGGTGAGCTCGCATCCAAAAATATCCCTCAGATGGCAAATGGTAAGCTGCACGCCTTTGTGGATGATCTGGCCGCTCGGTATTTCTCGCTGGTGGAGCGAAGGATACAAGAGGAGAAAGGGGTCGGAGATAACTCCCTCCTGGTCCGCGCGCTCGACCGCTTCCACCGCAGACTTCAGGCTGTGGCCAAACTGCTGCCGGGCTCCGCCGTGCCAAACCAGGGGACAGCGATTGTGGTGCGGGCGGCGACGGAGCGAGTCAAGCAGTACCTCTCCGCCCTGCAGAGCTTCTACATGGACAGCCTGACAGACGTGAGGCAGGCCCTGGCGACACCTCGGCTCTCTGTGGCCAGTGCTTCAGTGGCTGGAGGCGGAGGTCTTCTAGGGGGACTGGTGTCCGGCAGGGATCCGACCAGCCTGCCAGAGCTGCTCTCCTCCCTGTCGGCCTCGATTCTCAATCAAATCAAGTCAGTGTTGGCATCAGTGCATCTCTTCACAGCTAAAGACATCACATTCTCCAACAAGCCGTACTTCAAG GGTGAGTTCTGCAGCCAGGGTGTACGTGAGAGCCTGGTGGTGAGCTTTATAAAGTTTGTGTGCCAGTCTTCTCGCCAGTTTTGCGAGAGTGCAGGAGACAAGGGGGGTTCGACTCCTCCggctcttctgctgctgctgtctcgcCTCTGCTTGGACTACGAGACTTCTACTATCTCCTACATACTCACTCTCACAGATGAACAGTTCCTCGTGCAG CATCACAGTCCCGTAACACCCGTCACAACTTTATGTGCAGAAGCCAGGGAGGCAGCACAGAAACTGCTGAACCATTATGTAAAG gtTCAGGGCCTGATTATCTCTCAAATGTTAAGAAAAAGCGTCGAAACACGAGACTGGGTCAACACCATCGAGCCACGTAATGTCCGCGCTGTGATGAAGAGAGTAGTAGAGGACACCACCTCCATTGATGTGCAG GTTGGTCTGTTGTACGAAGAAGGTGTGAGGAAAGCACACAGCAGTGACTCCAGCAAAAGGACTTTTTCTGTGTACAGCAGCTCGAGGCAGCAGACCCGCTATGCTGCCAGCTACACTCCAAG TGCTCCCATGGATACTAATCTACTGAGCAACATACACAAGCTGTTTTCAGAGAGGATCGACATCTTCAGCTCAGTAGAGTTCAACAAG GTCTCCGTGATGACGGGAATTATCAAAATCAGTTTAAAGACATTCCTGGAGTGCGTCCGCCTGCGCACCTTTGGCCGTTACGGGCTGCAGCAGATCCAGGTGGACTGCCACTACCTGCAGATGTACCTGTGGCGGTTCGTCTCCGACGAGAACCTTGTGCACTTCCTGCTGGATGAGATAGTGGGGAGCTCCGCCCACCGGTGCCTGGATCCCGCCCCGATGGAGCAGAGCGTGATCGAAGTGATCTGTGAACGGGGTTAA